The genomic stretch ATAGTAGTCTATGAACAGGAGAAACAGTGTTGAAACAACCACGTAGAATTCACATTATGTACCTACTTTTGATCTATCACCTGGCATGAAATCCCTGTTTCCTCAGATCGACAAGTCCGGCAATCAGGATTACCTTTGATCTAGCTTCAGTCCCAAGAATTAGTTCTGCAAAAGAGTGACATGTCAGTCCTGCTTCAGTGAAAAGTAACATTATGATGATTGATGGATGTGCAGGATAACTACCTGAAAATTTGTCAGTCTATTTCTCTATCTTCCAACAGGGGATGCCAATATGAAGGGTATTCAGAATTGCCACAACACTTTTGAAAAATCAATAGGTTGGATTTTTTTTGTCATTCCAAGTTTGAAAAATGGCAAggttcatatcacatcatttgttGTTTGTACATTCCAAAATTGGGTGACAACAACTCAACATGTGAACAAAAGTAGGCTACAGTGGCGTACAATTGCCTAAGACAGAAACACAAAATGAAGCAGTACAACATGTTTGCGCTAGTCCATATCTAAGAAGACCCTTCAAGTATCCCATTCAGATGCCAATTATAAATAACAATAGGCTTCAGTGTATGATGCTGTAGTAAGCAGACACTTCAGTCTGAACTATGTATTCCAACTAAATTTACTTCTTGAGCAATCTTAAGACATCACCAACGAGCTGCAGGGAGAATCAGGTCTTGATCAATCTTAAGACATCACCAACAAGATGCAGGGAGCCAGTAACCAAGACCTGATTCAAAGTACAAACAAATGTATAAGTCTTGAGTAGGAAAGCAGTTGCAACTtgcaaaatactccctccgtccataaatagacgCCAAAGATTTATTCAaagttggatgtatctatacactaaatcgtgactagatacattcaaatttaaacaaacttttggcatctatttatggacagaggtagtaagaAATATAATAAGCATAAGAAATATCCTTAGTCATGGATTAGCAGACCAGAACAAATATAAAGCAAACCAAAGCATTAAATGGAAGgacatctataatatctataaagttcatccccactaaaatgcatttaatgtttgcaagctgaaatCTGGTGAAGCCACATCACCCTATTTCATCCATTGGATTGCAATCCTACGTTGCAGACTACACTCTGGTCGCAACACATCTCTCAACACTGCCTTGTCTTTCGTAGCTTTGGCCCACGTCCAGCCCAATCCTCACAAGGCCACTTCTCCCCTTCATTCTCACGGGGTGAACCAGGCAGATCAAGGTGTGACGATCTGCTAAAAAAAATGTGACGGACCAACCGAGCACTGTTCCTCTTCTCCATCACATCAACAGACACCGAACGGATCTCGCCCCACCGCCTCCCACTCCCTCTTCACCATTAATCTCGTGATGcacccttctcttcctctcccccgcgatCTCCGCGAGAAACGGAAACTGATGGCGGCAGACGTGAATTCGCGAAGATTTCCCCTATTTAAGctctcacctcctcctccaccatcttCCTCAAGTACAGGTGAGGTATTGACACTGGTGAGGCACTCCTATGTTTCCTCTGTTGGCACTAGCACATCAGATGATTAACGGAGCGTCTTGAACAACGAAGCAATTGTTCTCGGACTCTCGATCCTTCGTCGCTCTGACAGCTCCATTTGGACACAGACTACTCCTTTTGGTAATGTCTTACATTCATGTGCTTAACTTTTATGTTTCATCATATCAGTTCTTTTATGTTTTATCAGCATTAGTGCATCAGTACCATGTGCGATTTAGGATGGTTAGAGTCTAAATTAGAGCTACAGAAATAAGGACATCTTGCTCCTTTCCGTCATGTTAGATAAGGATATTGGAGAAACATGTTTTCTAAATCAAATTTATTTATATCCTTTCTTTATCAGTTTTATTTCTAATTTTCGATTTTTGTTTGCTTTACCCAACTTCCTACAGATACATGATTTAATAATAGTTCACTTTTTAATTCCTCAGCTGCTGAATCACTTGGACACAGAAACAGCCGGTGTTGGTCATTCCCTGCTGTATATGACCATATTCACGGAGTCCTGCTGGTACATATTCTTTCCATACGTTGGTGCCTTTGCTTTTTTAAAACTTTATCCAAACAATCAAGTGTTAGTTATACCTAGAGAACATGGTTTCTTCATCCATCTTTTCATCCAAAGTCAACGGTGTATGCATCTCATGGCTAGGAAAATTAATAATCATTAAaatatgttatgttcctgtgctgGCTTGCAATTTTTTTAAAGAAGGATATCACGCTCTCAGATCACTTCTTTGGTCATATTTTACAGTACAATACCATATGTTTGCAGTACTCAAGTGTTCTCTTATTCTTCCCTCTCATTGTTATTCTAAAAAATTCCATGAGATCGTACAGGCATGCACCATGTTAGTACCTAAAGTAacaacttgaatgtttactacTTTAGTGCTATTGTTAGTCTCTACACATTCATTACACAAATAATAGTTATTAAAACACTTTCATATAGATATTTTTTTTCCTCAATGCACAATACCTATATAAACCACCCCAAACATTGTACCCCTACAAAGTCATCATCATTGTTTGCAGACTTCTTTCTATTGGAAATACAGGGAGAATCTACAGGAAGTCAGCAATATGGGTACTACATcaatttttatttgatttttcaGCTTCACAGGCTTACCTTATTTAACACTACATGACCATTTTCTGCAGGATTCAAGCTGATGCACCCAAAAATTACTCTGCCACCCTCATCAGCTCATTCAGCCAGAGAAACTCACAACAGGTATATGGAAGCTATTTCAGAGATGAAGAATAATGCAGAACTGTCCATGTGTATCACTTTGAAAAGCAGGGTTCCATGCAAATACAACACCACAAAGCTTCCCGAGGAACACCCATTCAAGGTTGCCAAAAACATATTCGAGTACAAGAAGAAAGGAACCCAGTATGTCCATATTGTCCTCGACGAAAAAGGCACTCACCCTAAAACCTCTAAATAAACTTGTCATGTATTATGCTACTTATATTCAATGCATATTTTGTAAcgatataattatcaaatataATTAACATTAACTATTTCCTTTTTATGTTCTCATATTATATCATTCGTTTTTCTTCCTTCATTTTATTCTGTTTTCAAAAGTGACCCTTTTAAACCAAATATCATCCAAATATATTTCAATTaattcccgcagcaacgcgcggggtatcaactaGTATCATGGAATAGCAGAGCCGGAGGAAATAAGCAAACAAATGAATATGAATTGAAAAGGTGGAAGAATTATACTCACTCCTTCAAAATCTGTAAGGCACACACGTATTTATAGGTCCTTAATTTGACCAACAAAAAAAGATTTATATGCCACACAAAATGTACCTAGAAACTTCTTTAGAATAAGAACCCAGTGATATACGTTGTGGCATATCACACATATTTCATTGGTCAAATTGAGGATCTAAAAATACAAGGGGGCTATAAATTTGGAAGGAAGGAGTATATGCCAAAAAAGACTGATGACTATGTACATGCACAAATGATGTAAAAGGTACTCCttctgttccatattaggtgtcgttgatttagtacaaatttgcACTAGATCAGCGACATCTAATACGGAACGGAGAGAGTATGTAATAATTATGGATTCTACAATGCCCACAGGAGGGTAGCAAGTTATGGATGGCAGGATGGGTGAAATATTCAAAGTCACATGATATGATGTAGTAATGGTACGAAGCATTTCAGAGAACATTACTGAAAACAAATATCTAAAGTTTTCACCTGGCATGAAGTAGATTGGTTTTCTCGAGAAGTTTTCCTTAGCCATTTAATTGCCGATGGAAGGGATTCAAAAACTAAACTAGTCCCGCTTGAACTTGGGCCATTTAGACCTGCATCGTTCCCATTCGAGTGCATCAATCATCCCCAATTCAATGGTCGACTGACAGTATAACTCAGAACTAAGTGTGATGAATTCTAGAATACCTTTCTCTCCATGAAGTAGGTTTTCCCAAACCGTTTGGAGCGACAATTGCCATGACAAATCAATCTGCTCTCGCCCTGAAGGTGGTGATGCATGGGAACCAAGCTTGGTGTACTGCGATTCGTTTGGCACAAATAAGGCCTGATCAAAGTGAAGACCTGTGCAGAATAACTGATCATTACAGAAGACCAATGAAAGGGTCTACAATACAGATAGTCAAATGTATTCTTAATTTTGAACTTTAAAAAATGCAAGCGACTTTACAGAGTCCTCAACTGGATGCTGGTTCATTCAACCATTCAAGGCATTAACGAAATACATAACACGAAAATGAACAACTTTATCTTTGAGATGAAATGCAGGCACTCTGCCCATTTAATTAATTCCAAGAAAACAAATGCAAGGCTGTTTACAAAAGCCGTAGCTAAAACAATTGTTCTAGTGGAAGCGGAAATCGAAGAGAACAATTGTTCTAGGAGAAATTTGTTTCCTCCAAACATGATGAGTAACTACAAAACGAAATCATTACATTGCTCAAGATCATTATCAACACATCAACAGAGAATTCGACTGGCATACCTTTTTGAGCGCATGTATCTAGAAGACGTGGAAGCAATCTCTGAGGATCTCTTACAGACATGCAATTGAACAGGAGAAACTAGAAGGACCAAGAGAATGTGAATAAGAGATAGAGTCAATTTAGTTTAATCAGAAAGGTTACCACTGCAAGGGATAACATACCTTCTTAGATTTGCTGCTACTGCGAGGCTGCTCCAAAGGACCTGGTTGTGTTATATCCTTTtctgtaacatgggtaaaccactttGCGCATATTTCCATACTTTCTGGGCTATGTGCCCCATCCAAATAGAAAACTAGGGGACAACTTGTATCCTTACATTCTGAGTTCACTTGTGGATCCGGGACAATCTGTGCTCTGCCGTGCAAACAAGCAATTGATAGCCCTTTGATGAACTGATCTGGCAAGGTACCCTGCACTCATAGTAAAATTATAATTGATCCTAACTTTCCTTTTGTGGAAATAGATAGTACTCCTTCCAACCCAAATTAATTGATGCAGCTCAAGAGTAAACTTGTCCTGGACATAGTATATGGCTGTGCCAATTAATTTGGGCCAGAGGGAGTAGTAAAAGACAGTTTGGAGTACTTACATGATCTTTGACATGTATTCTGTCCAAATGTCCTTGCTTCTCAAGCCAGGTATTAGCCAGTGCAACTGCAAGGCCTGCATTCATGTATTGGTGCTCACCATGCAGTCCAAGAGGTTGATCTTCTAATTGTCGTGGGTCCAAAGGTGGGACTACTCGGATAGAAACCTTTAATAGATTAAGTTTCATAAATTAAAAACTGGACCAATTTCTAGTCAAGTTCATTAAAACTAGAGTGCGCGAGGCAGGGTGGCGACCAAAAAAAAAGTAGCACAGAGTATAACATACACCCAATTCAGAAGCTCTCTGCTTCAGTACAGACATTGCCTCTGCTGGTTGTGGAACTGTATAGGCTGGAATTCCTTTCTGTGTTGACGAAAAAAGCCAGGCGGGAACAAAACGACAGTCAAATTTAGTTACAGCTGTTGTCAGCTGAATGATATAGGAGCAAAGCAAACATGATACGCTTTTTTAACAACTATTTTGAAGGAAAAGGTCGAAAAGAAACCTTCAATATTCCAGCCTTCTCCCTAGCAATTTCTCCAAGTGTATTTCCTGCGCATGGACCACACAACAAGCATTGGCAGCATGCATGACACAAGTTTACATGGGTGCAAAGGTACATCTTCTTTCAGTTTCATGACTAACCAAGAATTTCCATGTGATCATATCCAAGGGAAGATATCCCACAAACTACAGGGGCTTTCACCTGCAATTTTTTCAATTTTCACATGTTATGCTCCTAAGTCTTTTAAAGTCAAGATGCTGGCGATGAACTCGGTGGGCTAAAGTTGAAAGAGACATAAGTTCAGAATGGACCCCAAACAGATTCTAAATAGCTTAGAGATTTAGTAGGTAGATAGATGAACGAACTATGGTACAGGCACTCTACCATAGTTTGCACCTGTGATCTCAGCCCAGCCTTTATGCCACTAAAGTATAAACACAGATACTTAGTATTCAAATCAGAATGTCAAGATGGCATTGTTGTGTTAAAAAAAATGATGACATTGCGTAAAAAGAAGGGTCAAGATGACATATTTATGTCAAAAGGACAACTTGTGCTGGTGCATGAGCTTACTTTTTGATTGGCAATTATGTCATACAAACACTTCCATATAAATCTGCATTTTTTGAATACAAAATGGTAATAGAAATGTCACACACCACATTCGTTGCATCATATTTCCCTCCCAAACCCACTTCGAGCACAGCTACATCCACCTGCTTAAACACACAAAATGAGTAGGTTATATAAAAGCATCACATATGCAGCCCTGATAATTGAGAAGTACACACATGCTCATCTACCTAAACAATAACGATGCTTCTAAATAAACTTACCCACCCTTTCATAGTTCAAATTACTATGCATATCACATATCTGCTAGTAGCATAGGCTGCAGATAATTCGAGTGAAGCTGATAAAAAAATTTGCTATGGAGGTGGGCAGTGGCAGCCTGTTAGATTCAATGAAGCTAAGCGACTTTTCTTTCATAAACGTACAGATTAATCTGATATAGAATGAGTGCACGTCCACAGTATCTACTTTTTAGATGTGTGAAAGTCTTCAAAATCAACAcacaaggaaaaaaaaaacgaCACAAGAGTGAAAGGTTATCGATAGTAAAGTATTCACAGAGTATTAACCTGCTCATCAGAAAAAATCTTGAATGCTAACAGTGCAAGGAACCTAAAGTATGCTGGCATTGGAATATCATCACCAGTCTTGACCTGGAAGGTAAACAAAATTCACCACATCAATGGGTGTTTTAGGGAAATCACTAAGTATACACTACTACGTACATAGAAGGAAATGATGCAGATTCCAGAAGTGTTTATTTCAGTCTCACTTCAAAGTGATGCAGCTGCAATGCCACCATATGAAACAAAACAGGTGACATTTACCTTCAATTTGTTCCAACACCACCAGAAATACCTAATAAACTTTTCTTCTGAAATGTCCAGCCTATAACCTCACCAGAAAGAAAATACAATAGGTAAGCACAATGATGCATAGTGATAGGACGAATTAAATAAGTTCAATCAACTGAACAGCAGAAATCTCCTCAAGTATAAAATAGGGTAAGATACCATTATGAGAAGCAAATAAATAGTTTcattcaaaaataaataaataaacaaatgcAGCAGCATAGCAAATAGAAAAGTACCCATCAAGCCGAAACCGCTCACGGACATCAATCAAGTGCGGAGAGGTGAACAGTCCAGTGCGGAAACCACATGACCGAAGGATTGACTCGGCAAATGTGCATGTCGAACCCTAACAGATAGAAGAATAAAAAGGTACATAGCTGTCAACACCTTTGCAAGAATATCACAAAGGATTGACTCAGAAAATGTGGACGAGAACAATCAGAAAGTGTTGTTCTGTTTACATTGGTCAGATATCGCTAAGTCATAAACTATTATCAGAAACAACTAAAAAACACGACACACGTTCCCAAAACTACAAGCACTAaacttcaataataaatcaaGGCCCCAGGCAAAGGCTACGTCACCGAGTATGGAAATTTCTAAAGTAAACCGCTCGAAATCAGCTCACATCACTCCCCCGAAGGCCCGAACACACATATAAAGAGCAAAAGCAGGCAGTCCAACGTTTCATGTGGAAATAAAGTCGAAATGCACACAACGGCTAAATTTGGTCCATCCTATGTTAAGCTTATTGCTGAACTTGGTGACCAATAAACATGTTACTGAAACCGCACGCCTAACCCATCCAAATAAGTTCAGATCGGTGTAATGTAGCACAGCCATCCCTGAGAGGATGAGACAGCGCCCAGCTGCACACTCACCTTCCCTTTGGTCCCCGCAACGTGAACCACCTTCAGCCGCGCGATCGGTTCCTCCAGCTCtagtatctggcggaacaaccaaACCCGAATCAGGAACAACTAAGCAAGCCACGGACTAATCGAAGAGGCAACGTCGCAGAAACACCACCTGCAGGTACTTGGCCATGAGCTCCCACTGGTTGCCGCGGTTGCCCGTGTCCGCGCGCACCTTCTGCGTGATGAGCGACGAGAGGCACCGAAGCACCTCCTCGTACTCCGCCGACCCCGTCGCCACACCTGCGCCCACCCACCACGCACCGCCGCATCATTCGCCACACCCAAACGCTGCTGCAGAGAGAAGCCCCCGGTTTCGGTTCGGTTCGGTTCGCGAGCTTACCTGCGTGTGCGGCGCCGGCCATGGCGCgggggaggaggagcgggaggggGCGGACGGGGCTGGGGGCGAGCGGGTGGGGAGGCGGGGAGTggagggagaggaggcggcggaggtgggCGAGGCGAGGGGGCGGCATGGcgagggaggaggagcaggaggcgcgTACTGGTAGTTTGGTGgcggtgctggtggtggtggtggtcggagAGGCGGAGCGCTCCGGTGGTGCGGGTCGTGGGCTCGCGCCGCCGCTCGCGCGCATCGCTCGCTCACCAATCGTGTGATGCGGAGCGCTCACCTTGTTTTATCGTTGCTTTGCGCTTGGGTTCGGCTTCTAGCCGTATGCGGGAGAGCCGGGCCTCATATCTCTGTGTTTTATTGGGCTTTACGGGTTACGAGGCAGCTTGGCCCGTTTGCAGTTTGGAGCGTTTTGCCGCGCGTTATGACGGCAGCTTGGCCCGTTACTGTTGTTCAAGCGGCAAACCGTATGTTCAAAAACAAGTTgatcattttttttctttgaaaatcctttagttcAACTGGTTGAACCATAGGCTGGTCTTGGTCTTCTCCATCGCACCTCTCTTCCCATAGTAGTCTCCTCTTTCAACGCCTTAAAACCGCGTGGATTCTCTCGCCCCTCTAGCTGATGTTGCCCTTTGGGCCAGCTCCTCCCACCCCACCCCCACCCTTGGAATTCCTCCGCTCACCGCTCCCTCTTCTCTATGCGTAGCTCCCCGCAATCCTTTGCTCTAGCATCATCGGTTCGTGCTCTTGCAGGCTAGTGGTATCTTGTCCCCAGCAAGCTCGATTCTATTCAGGAGTAGAAGGGGGCAAGGTGTACTCCTGAGAAGTTGCGAAATCCAAGAAAAACTGAAGGGTTCCCCTCTGTATTGCGTTAGGGCGAGGGTACACGTGGAGCGGGCTTGGTATTTGCTTTGGTTGCAAACCACAATACCAAGCACATCTAAATGGTGGAATTTGGGCCTGCAAACACGAAACGGCAAATTGCAAGCTTGATATCATGCACCCAAATGCAGTGTATAGGTTTTTCTCATGTTGTCTTTCCTCGTAGTTCTAGGAGAATCAATAGGTTGGCTCATACTATCTCATGTTGTCCTTTGTATGTTGATGTCTCGTTTGTCATCTATCCTTCAAATCTTTTAGGATTCACGCTTATTTTTACAATAAGCCCCTTAATCTATGTGCAATCCATATCGTGAGGTCCTTCCAAATTTGCATAACACAAGTACACAAACCTACCTCTCATCTCTTGATTGCCAACGTATGTGCCTACATACCATAGTTAGGCTATTTCGACATTTTCAAAAGGTAACAAAGGCTATAGCTGGCTACTTTATTTAgggtttttaaaaaaataaaaaatcagtcATATCTTGCCAAAAAAAGGAATACTATGATTCAAACATGATTCAAGCTACAACTTATACAACTATTCAACGCAAcatgaaataaaaataagaagaaaCTTCATAAAACATGAAGTACAACGGCTAAATTTGAGGCTAACTAGGGGTTAACTAAGGCTATAGCTTAGCTAGGCTATTTATAACTGACATAACCGTAGCAGGAGGTCTCCTAAAAGGCTATAATCAAGACATAGTGTGAGTGGTGGTTTTGGCTCATGGGAACATATAcaccttttattttgaaatgcatcttagacATATTTTAAATATCGAAAAAGttacaacaaaaaatttgcacgtacatcttcacgtgctacacgcacaCAAAATCGCAAAAGCTTTATGTTTAGCAGCAAAAATTATCTTTTTTTATatacactacaaggaaaaggcctaccgccggcgaacctaaaaggcccattgccggcgcaccacgagcccgccggtgcgaacggaccggtgataactggccactgccggcgcaccaggcaagtgcgccggcgataggacggataccgccggcgcgccatcgacgcttcgccggcaaaggacaagttccaccggcgcaccagcagcCGCGCgcggcagtagtgcttccaagcatcggcgcatgccacgtgcgccggcagtaggtcatttaggtgcgccggcaataaattcaAAAATTCTTTTTCAGCTTTTTCCaagcatattagaatacatatttgacaagcagtatatatttacaatacagttcatatttgtacaagcaagcacatgcaatatgagaagcacatagagagtcaagtatcatttcggtatcaatacacaaatacacaagtctcgttccggaatgttgattcatacaacacatgtgcatatgcaacaccgaacgacgaagtttcacaaagttagaagtctcggtacatagtcgtcacaagtatcgtcatacacctcacaatgtaggtcctaacctaaactacaatcacatagaacatgaccaacatggtcatgatgaccatcatcacgaaggccatggtcttcatccggttcttcctcatgtccctcatctctcccgctacataacgggcgtatcttccttccgcctccaccctagtggggtatcccttgtagctgttgccgctgaaacggtgcacctgtctccgacgagTCCTCCCGACCGTCGTAGACTCCGAGAACcctcccttgtacacgacatatgtcgtcagcatctccattcacaagacaagtaaaacgttagtaccaatgcaatgaacaagtgccaactcaaataagtgacaagtagtacgaactaaatagcatgtgcctcatactttgttggtcgaaataaataataacatacagggatgaggtcagcgaggctaggtaggatgcacaatagattgatatttgtggccatcacaccaagcctcaccggccccaccccggagtgtacaagtgaccgaacattttaatcatcggccaatgcaattaagaagtgcgaactcaaataaaagacaagtagtacgaattaaatagcgtgcctcatactttgtcggtcgaaacaaatattaacatccggggatggagtcggtgaggctaggtaggatgcacaagagattgatacttgtggccgtcgcaccaaggctcaccggctccacccccgagtgtacgagtgaccgaacattctaatcatcgcgaactccaaatacgaggcaagtagtggtcgagtaaatgcaaataattattaagctatctacgccataatcttgaaatatatagcaaagtaaatgaaactatagacacatgttcacatgcacattcatacaactaaataaaagcaacaagtcgattctattggaatatatagcaattattacaatacggaagttcaaggacatatcgttcaagctttagcaagtgttcccgtcgtaggatcaggttgtacgcctagggggaatggacggcagccctcaaacgagttgaacggcctctcatcacgcgacatctccaagcggagttctatctcgtcattaggtggtagaccgtagccgtagaagaactcgccagacctaccgttgacatcctgcaggattaccgtgcaaatgaaccgccggatgcgaccccagctctttctaatctctctatcgtggacatccgccatgtttgcaaacctgtttccgagattctccggcagcaacatgtcatctgcgtactttatgtactcccgcaTCTCGAAGGATGGCGTattacgcgtccatcccattgtcttgcgtcgatcgcccgaggcagggaagttggttgtgtgggttaagaccaagcctcctcgggatttcctctctaccttGAGGGGgctcgccttgttggcgaagctggtgagagcatcattgagaagggccccgatgtgggtgtagtctttcttgtggtccctacccgagtcgagatagatcgcatgcgagtgttgcgggtgcacgacgatgagggtgcgtaACTTGTCTCTGCAGAAAATAcatggattaacctttggaaatgcaaatggagatataggatagaatggtgatgggggactagcgagtgattacttactcggggaagtaagggatgagaatggcg from Lolium rigidum isolate FL_2022 chromosome 4, APGP_CSIRO_Lrig_0.1, whole genome shotgun sequence encodes the following:
- the LOC124705829 gene encoding folylpolyglutamate synthase-like, which codes for MRASGGASPRPAPPERSASPTTTTTSTATKLPVRASCSSSLAMPPPRLAHLRRLLSLHSPPPHPLAPSPVRPLPLLLPRAMAGAAHAGVATGSAEYEEVLRCLSSLITQKVRADTGNRGNQWELMAKYLQILELEEPIARLKVVHVAGTKGKGSTCTFAESILRSCGFRTGLFTSPHLIDVRERFRLDGLDISEEKFIRYFWWCWNKLKVKTGDDIPMPAYFRFLALLAFKIFSDEQVDVAVLEVGLGGKYDATNVVKAPVVCGISSLGYDHMEILGNTLGEIAREKAGILKKGIPAYTVPQPAEAMSVLKQRASELGVSIRVVPPLDPRQLEDQPLGLHGEHQYMNAGLAVALANTWLEKQGHLDRIHVKDHGTLPDQFIKGLSIACLHGRAQIVPDPQVNSECKDTSCPLVFYLDGAHSPESMEICAKWFTHVTEKDITQPGPLEQPRSSSKSKKFLLFNCMSVRDPQRLLPRLLDTCAQKGLHFDQALFVPNESQYTKLGSHASPPSGREQIDLSWQLSLQTVWENLLHGEKGLNGPSSSGTSLVFESLPSAIKWLRKTSRENQSTSCQVLVTGSLHLVGDVLRLIKT